CGGCGTCGATGCCGGACCCGATCAGCACCAGCTGGGTGCGGCGCGTCTCGTCCCGGGTCCACGGCCTCGGCGTGAATCCCAGGAAACCGCCGACCGCGTGCAGGGCGTAGGTGTGGTCCGGGTCGCCCGCGCCGAAGTCGACGTACCCCTTGATCCGGTACAGCCCCTGGGGACGCGAGTCGAGGAAGGCCATGAACCGGCGGGGGTCCAGCGGCACGCCGGAGCTGAAGGAGACGCTTTCGTACGCGGTGTGCAGGTGCTCCTCATGGTCGCCGGCCGTCTCCCTCAGCAGGTCCTCGAAGGTCAGCTGGCGGACGCCCTCGTCCCGGTCCGGCCCGAGCACCGGATCGAAGAGCAGACCGGGGTCGATCCTCCCGTAGGCGGAACGGACGACGGCCGCCCTGCTCCCGGTCGCGGCGACGGCCTCGTGCACGGCGGCCAGCTCCGGGCCGCTCACCCGGTCCGTCTTGTTCAGGACGACGAGGTCGGCGGCCCTGATGTGCCGGCCGAGCTCCGGGTGGCGCTCGTGCGTGGCCGGGAACTCGGCCGCGTCCACCACCTCGACCAGCCCTCCGTACCGGATGCGGTCGTTGTCGCTGGCCAGCAGCATCCGCACGAGTTCCTGGGGTTCGGCGAGGCCGCTCGCCTCGATCACGATCACGTCGAGCCGGACGGCCGGCCCGGTCAGGGTGTCCAGGTAGCCGTCGAGTTCGCTCGCGTCGACGGCACAGCACAGGCATCCGTTGCCGAGGGACACGGTCGATCCGACCTGTCCCGCGACCGTCATGGCGTCGATCTCGATGGAGCCGAAATCGTTGACGACCACCCCGATCCTGTTGCCGGAGCGGTTGCGGAGCAGATGGTTCAGCAGGGTCGTCTTGCCGGATCCCAGGAACCCCGCGAGGACGACGACCGGAATCTGCTGGGCACGGGACGGGGTCAACGGGGCCTTCCTCGGGGTCGCTCAGGGGGCGGGCACGGGCTGCGGCGGCGGGGCGCCGACATAGCGTGCCGCCGGGCGGATGATCTTGGAGTCCTCCGCCTGCTCCAGGATATTGGCGCTCCAGCCGACCACCCGTGCCGCGCAGAAGGTGGGCGTGAACATCTCACGCGGCAGCCCGCACAGCTCCATGACCACCCCGGCGTAGAACTCGACGTTGGTGTGCAGCTCCCGGCCCGGCTTGAGTTCGGCCAGTACGGCCTCCACCCGCCGCTCCACCTCGACGGCGAAGTCGACGAGCGGGCCGCCGAACTCCTGGGCGATCGAGCGGAGCATCCGTGAGCGGGGGTCCTCGGTGCGGTACACGGGATGCCCGAAGCCCATGATCCGGGCGCCGCCGAGGATCTGTTCGCGGATCCAGCCGTCGATGCGCTCGGGGGTGCCGATGGCGTCCAGGGTGTCCAGGGCCCGGCTGGGCGCCCCGCCGTGCAGCGGTCCGGAGAGCGCGCCCACGGCGGCGACCAGGCAGGCGGCCATGTCGGCCCCGGTGGAGGCGACGACACGGGCGGTGAACGTCGAGGCGTTGAAGCCGTGGTCGACGGCCGAGATGAGGTACCGCTCGATCGCCGAGGCGCGTGCGGCGTCCGGCTCGGTGCCGGTGAGCATGTACAGGTAGTTCGCCGCGAAGGGCAGGTCCTCGCGCGGTTCGACCGGCTCCAGCCCCTGGCCGAGCCGGTACAGGGCGGTCAGCAGCGTGGGTACGGCGGCACAGAGTGCGAGCGCGTCGGCGAGCCGCCGGCCGGCCGGGAGGTCGTAGACCGGGCGCAGGCCCGATCCCGCCCCGAGCAGGGAGAGCGCCGTCCGCAGTCCGGCCGAAGGGCCGGAGACCGCGCTGGTCCGGGCGATGCCGGGGAGGGCCTCACGCACCTCTGCGGGCAGCCGTCGCAGCCCGGCGGTGCGGGCGGCGAAGCGGGCGCTCTCGGCCCGGCCGGGCAGTTCCCCGTGGAACATCAGGTACCAGACGTCCTCGAAGCCGCGCCGCTGCGCGAGCTCGATCGCCGAGTAGTGGCGGTAGTGGTAGAACCCCTCGCGCCCTCGGACGTCGCCGAGCGCGGTGCCGGTGACGATCACACCGGCGAGACCGCGGGGCGCGTCGAGCGGTGCGGGATCCGTACGCGGAACAGTCATGGTCGGGCCTCTCTTCCGTCCGCCGGGACAGCAGGACATTGATTTCACTGTTCATCATTGACTCAACTTCCGTCAATATTGATTGAATCAATATAAAGTCTGCGATGCATGTGGACGGAGTATGGATACGGTGATCTCATGACGCTCGACGCAGCACAGGGCCCCGGCCCGGAACGGAGCGCCGGAACGGCCCCGGGGCCGGTGCCCGGCACGGCCCAGGGCCCGGTGTCCGGCACGGCCCCGGGGCCCGGCACAACCGCCTCCGCTCCCCCGGCCGCGCACCGGCTCACCACCCGTGAGACGGCCGAACTCCTGGGCGTCAAGCCCGAGACGGTCTACGCCTATGTGAGCCGGGGGCAGCTGAGCAGCAGACGCGCGCCCGGCACCCGGGGCAGCACGTTCGACGCGGCCGAGGTGCGCGCGCTGGCCCGCCGGACCGGGCGCAGGGAGCAGCAGGCCGCGTCCGCCGCGGGCGAGCCCGCCATCCGTACCGGCCTCACGCTCATCGAGCACGACCGCTACCACTTCCGGGGCGTCGACGCGACGGAACTGGCCCGCCGCTACGGGTACGAGGAGGTCGCCGAGTGGCTCTGGACGGGCGAACTCCGCGCGGGCACCCGGTTCACCGCGCCCGAGGAGTCGCTGGCGGCCGCACGGCGCACCGTGGCCACACTGCCGGAGCACAGCGATTCGGCGGACCGGCTGCGGGTCGCGGTGGTCGCGGCGGCGGCGATGGACCCGCTGCGCTTCGACCTCTCCCCGGACGGGGTTCTGAACAGCGCCCGCGGCCTGATCCCCACCATGGTGGGCGCGCTGCCGCCGGCCGGCGGCGCGCCACGGGGACAGGCGGAAGGCGGCGGCCAGGACGGCTCCCTGGCCACCCGGTTGTGGCCGAGGCTGTCGGCGCTTCCCGCCGACGCCCCGTCACTGGCCGTGCTGGACACGGCGCTCGCCCTGCTGGCCGACCACGACCTGGCGACATCGACACTGGCCGCCCGGGTCGCCGCCTCCGCCCACGCCCATCCGTACGCCGTGGTCCTGGCCGGGCTCGGGGTCCTGGAAGGGCCGCTGCACGGCGCGGCGAGCGGCCTGGCCCACCGGATGCTGACCGAGGCCGTCGCGCGGGGCAGCGCGGCACCGGTCGTCGCGGACCATCTGCGCGCGGGGCGCCGGGTGCCGGGGCTGGGGCACCGCCTCTACACCGGTGAGGACCCGCGCGCCACGGCGCTCCTCGGCCTGCTCGCCCGGGTCCCGAGGGCCGCGGCCGCTCTGGAGGCGGCCCGCGACGTGGTCGCCACCACCGCCCGCCACGCCCCCCTGCACGCCAATGTGGATCTGGCCCTGGCCGTGCTCTCCGTCTCCTGCGGGATGCCGGCGGACGCGGGTGAGACGGTGTTCGCGGTGTCCCGTACCGCGGGCTGGATCGCCCACGCGCTGGAGGAGTACGCCGAGCGGCCCCTGCGGATGAGGCCCAGCGGGCAGTACGACGGCCCCGTGCCCCCGCGGCCGGTCCCCGGCCCGGGGGACCGCGCCGGGGACGGCGCGGCCGGGTGACGGCGGCACCGCCGGACGGGGCGCGGCCGGGGCGCGGGGGAGGGGCGGGGCCCGCCACGCCGCCTCCCAGCGGACGGCCCCCTCGTCCGCGGGCCTTTCCGGCCGCGCGGCCGGAAGGGACACCCGGGAGGATTACAGGCGCTTCGTCCGGCGGGCTTCACCCTTCCAGGTGAAGGAAGCGGCGGGAGCGGCCCGTGGGCGGGAACGCCCTCCCCGCGCCCGGGGCGGGGAGGGCGTGGCGGGCCGCGGGTCAGACGTCGATACGCGAACGGTCCAGGGTGGCCGCCGAGCTGGTGATGAACTCCTTGCGGGGCGCGACCTCGTTGCCCATGAGCAGGTCGAAGATCCGCTCGGAGGATTCCAGGTCACCGATGTTGATCCGGCGCAGCGTGCGGTGCCGCGGGTCCATCGTCGTCTCCGCGAGCTGGTCCGCGTCCATCTCCCCGAGACCCTTGTAGCGCTGGATCGAGTCCTTGAACCGGACGTTCTTGCGCTGGAGCTCCAGCAGGGTCTGCCGCAGCTCGTTGTCCGAGTAGGTGTAGATGTACTTGTCCTGGCCCTTCTTCGGCTGGACCAGCTCGATCCGGTGCAGCGGGGGCACGGCGGCGAAGACCCGGCCCGCCTCGACCATCGGCCGCATGTACCGCTGGAAGAGCGTGAGCAGCAGGGTGCGGATGTGGGAGCCGTCGACATCGGCGTCCGTCATCATGATGACCTTGCCGTAGCGGGCCGCGTCGATGTCGAAGGTGCGCCCGGAGCCGGCTCCTATGACCTGGATGATGGCACCGCACTCGGCGTTCTTGAGCATGTCCGAGACCGACGACTTCTGGACGTTGAGGATCTTCCCCCGGATCGGCAGCAGCGCCTGGAACTCGCTGTTGCGGGCCAGCTTGGCCGTACCGAGAGCCGAGTCCCCCTCCACGATGAACAGCTCGCTGCGCTCCACGTCGTCGCTGCGGCAGTCGGCGAGCTTCGCCGGCAGGGACGAGGACTCCAGCGCGGTCTTGCGGCGCTGCGCGTCCTTGTGCTGGCGTGCGGCGATACGGGTCCGGGCGGCGGCCACCGCCTTGTCCAGCACCGCCCGCGCCTGGGCCTTGGCGTCCCGCTTGGTGGAGGTGAGGAACGCCTTGAGCTCCTTGGCCACCACGTTGGCGACGATCCGGTTGGCGGCCGAGGTGCCCAGGACCTCCTTGGTCTGCCCCTCGAACTGCGGCTCGGCCAGCCGTACGGTGACCACGGCCGTGAGGCCTTCGAGGGCGTCGTCCTTGACGATGTCGTCCTCGGCGACGCGCAGCAGCTTCGCGGAGCGCAGCACCTCGTTCACCGTCCGGGTCAGGGACCGCTCGAAACCGGTGACGTGGGTGCCGCCCTTGGGGGTGGCGATGATGTTGACGAAGGACCGGACCGTGGTGTCGTACCCGGTGCCCCAGCGCAGCGCGATGTCCACGCCCAGCTCGCGGGTGACCTCGGTCGGCGTCATGTGGCCGCGCTCGTCCAGGACCGGCACGGTCTCCTTGAACGTCCCGGTGCCCGTCAGGCGCTGGACGTCGCAGACGGCCCTGTCCCGGGCCAGGTACTCGCAGAACTCGCTGATCCCGCCGTCGAAGCGGAACGTCTCCTCGGTCTTGCCCCCGCCGTCGATGCCGCGCTCGTCGCGCACGACGATGGTGAGGCCCGGGACGAGGAACGCGGTCTGCCGGGCACGCTGGTAGAGCGTCTCCAGGTCCAGCTTGGCGTCCTTCAGGAAGATCTGCCGGTCCGCCCAGTACCTCACCCGGGTACCCGTGCGCGTCTTGGGGATCCTCTTGCCCTTGCGCAGGCCGTTCGCCGGGTCGAAGGGGCTTTCGGCCCCCTGCTCGGTGAACATGCCGGGGACGCCCCGGCGGAAGCTGATCGAGTGGGTCGCGCTGTTGCGGTCGACCTCGACGTCGAGCCGCGCGGAGAGGGCGTTCACCACCGAGGCGCCCACGCCGTGCAGGCCGCCGGAGGCCGCGTACGAGCCACCGCCGAACTTCCCGCCGGCGTGCAGTTTGGTCATGACGACCTCGACGCCGGAGAGCCCGGTCTTGGGCTCGACGTCGACGGGGATGCCGCGGCCGTTGTCCCGGACCTCGACGGAGGTGTCGTCGTGGAGGATGACCTCGATCATGTCGCAGTAGCCCCCGAGGGCTTCGTCGACCGAGTTGTCGATGATCTCCCAGAGGCAGTGCATGAGACCGCGGCTGTCCGTGGAGCCGATGTACATACCCGGACGCTTGCGCACGGCTTCGAGACCCTCGAGGACGAGGAGGTGCCGAGCGGTGTAGTTGGAGCTCTCCCTGTCTGCGCCGCCTGCTCCGGTCAGCAGCGCAGTGGACGGCACGGAATCGGCGGTCACGCGGTTCGCTCCTCGCTGAATTTCATCTGGGTCCCCGTGGGTGTCGGGCTCGGCCTCGGTAGCCGCTGAGAGCCTACAGAGCCCTGGTAGAGCGGTTGTAACGCCACCCAGGGGGAATCCTTATGCTAGTCCAGCTTCGCATACACGTTCGATCATCCTTCGGGGTGACGTGCACATCACGTTCCCTTCGAGGCATGAACCATTTAGGCTCCGGGCACGTCCTCATGAACAACCGGCAAGCCAGCCGGAGGACCGGCCCACCCAGCAACGCGAAACCGTAGCGCTACGCAATACGGCACATTCGCCGCCAACCGGCAACAGACAGCCATCCTGAGAAGAAGTTTCGAAGAAATGCCACGAGCGGGAACGTTTTCGGCCTGGTTGGATGTTGACCCTGGTACGACAGCTCGTCGAGCTAGAGAAGAGGCGACGTGACTACTGTTCTGACCCCCGCGAGCCCGCTGACCGCAGCAGACCGCTGTGACCGTTGCGGCGCACAGGCCTATCTGCGCGTCGTCCTCATCAGCGGCGGTGAACTGCTCTTCTGTGCCCACCACGGGCGCAAGTTCGAGCCGGAACTCAAGAAGATCGCCGCGGAAATACAGGATGAGACGGATCGGCTCACCGCCGCGCAGGCGAGTGCTGCCGACGAGGAACACTGACACCTCGCATCCACGACGAGCCAGGGGCCCGGTCCTCGACCGGCCGACGGGCGGCCTTCCCTAAGGGGAGAGCCGCCCGTTCTCGTATGCGCGCGTGCCGGGAGGGTCAGGGCTCTCCGGGCATCCAGCCGATCGCCGCCGAGACACGGGTGTAGACGCCGGGACTGCCCGGGCTCCCGCAGCCGCTGCCCCAGGAGACGAGGCCGATAAGCCTCCCGTCGGCCACCAGGGGCCCTCCGCTGTCGCCCTGGCAGGCGTCACGGCCTCCCGCGGTGTCCCCGGCGCAGAGCATGGACGAGGCGTCGTACGCGCCGCGGGGGCCGCCCGGGTAGGCGCGGACGCACGAGCTGTCCGGCAGCACCTGTACGTCGGACGCGTGGAGCGTGGCCGCGTAGGCGCCGTAGCCCGTCGTGTCCCCCCATCCGTACACCGTGGCCTCGTTACCGGCCGTGTACGCCGCGTCCCCCTCGGCGGCCATCGGTATCACCCCGTCCCCCGGGAGCGGCTGCTCCAGGGTGAGTACGGCGAGGTCCCCGGCGTTCGTCCCGGGGTCGTAGTCCGGGTTGACCCAGGCGGACCGTACGGGGACCTCCTGACCGCCCGGTCCGCTCAGATCGTCCCGGCCGGCTATGACGCGCAGATCGCGGATCCCGGACGCCTCACCGCCGAGGACCGTCCGGCCCATGCAGTGCGCGGCCGTCAGCACCGTGGTGGGCCCGATCGCCACCGCTCCGCAGAACTGGCCCGCACGCTCTGCCCCGAACCGGTCACGGCTGGAGAGCGCCACCGCCCAGGGGCTGTCCGCGACGGACACCGGACGGCCGCCCACGACGATGCTGTCCGCCGCTGCGGGGGCGGGCCCACCGAGGGGTATGAGGGCCGTCAGAGCGGCCAGTGCGAAGGCCGGGGGCAGGACACGGGCGGGAACGCGGGGCATGAGGACTCCTGACGCCGAGTGTGACAGTGCCTGCTCAGCGTCATCCGGCGGTGCGCCGTCCGCACCCGCAGCGGGCACGGCGCGCCGGGCCAAAGGACAGCACACCACCGAGGCCCGGACCCTTCTCGGGTCCGGGCCCTCGGTGGTGTGTCCGCCCTGAGGGCTGCCCCTAGTCCAGGTAGTCGCGCAGCACCTGGGAACGCGAGGGGTGGCGCAGCTTCGACATCGTCTTCGACTCGATCTGGCGGATCCGCTCACGCGTCACGCCGTAGACCTTGCCGATCTCGTCCAGCGTCTTCGGCTGGCCGTCGGTGAGACCGAAACGCATCGAGACCACACCCGCCTCACGCTCGGAGAGCGTGTCGAGCACGGAGTGCAGCTGCTCCTGGAGCAGCGTGAAGCTGACCGCGTCGGCCGGGACGACGGCCTCGGAGTCCTCGATCAGGTCTCCGAACTCGCTGTCGCCGTCCTCACCCAGGGGGGTGTGCAGCGAGATCGGCTCGCGGCCGTACTTCTGGACCTCGATGACCTTCTCGGGGGTCATGTCGAGTTCCTTGGCCAGCTCCTCCGGGGTGGGCTCACGGCCCAGGTCCTGGAGCATCTGGCGCTGTACCCGGGCCAGCTTGTTGATGACCTCGACCATGTGCACCGGGATACGGATGGTGCGGGCCTGGTCCGCCATGGCGCGGGTGATCGCCTGACGGATCCACCAGGTGGCGTACGTGGAGAACTTGTAGCCCTTGGTGTAGTCGAACTTCTCGACGGCGCGGATCAGGCCGAGGTTGCCCTCCTGGATCAGGTCCAGGAAGAGCATGCCGCGCCCGGTGTAGCGCTTGGCCAGCGAGACCACCAGACGGAGGTTGGCCTCCAGCAGGTGGTTCTTGGCCCGGCGCCCGTCCTCGGCGATGATCTCCAGCTCGCGCTTGAGCTTCGGCGCGAGCTTGTCGGAGTTGGCCAGCTTGTCCTCGGCGAAGAGCCCCGCCTCGATGCGCTTGGCGAGCTCGACCTCCTGCTCGGCGTTGAGGAGGGGGACCTTGCCGATCTGCTTCAGGTAGTCCTTGACCGGGTCGGCCGTGGCGCCGGCGACGGCGACCTGCTGCGCGGGCGCGTCGTCCTCGTCGTCGTCGGAGAGGACGAAGCCCTTGTTCTCGCCCTCGCCCTCCTCTTCCTCGCCCTTGCCGGCCTTGACGTCCTCGATCGCCTCGTCACCGTCGAGGAGCTCGTCGTCCTGCTTGCCGGACTTCTTCGACGCGGTCTTCTTGGCGGTGGCCTTCTTCGCCGCGGTCTTCTTGGCGACCGTCTTCTTGGCCGCGGCCTTCTTCGCGGGGGCGGCCACGGCTTCGTCGGCCCCCGCCTCCGCGCCGCCAGCGGCCGGGGCCGCGGAGGCCGCGACGGTACGCGTCACGGTCGTCTTGGCCGCGACGGTCTTGGTGGCGGTGCGCTTGACCGGGCTCTTCGCTGCGACGCTCTTGCGGGCGCGCTTCGGCGACTCCGCGGCACTGACCATCAGCGTCACACCCTCTTCCTCGAGGATCTGGTTGAGGCTGCGCAGAACGTTCTTCCACTGGGTTGGCGGAATCTGGTCAGCCTCGAAGGCCCGACGCACGTCGTCGCCGGCGATCTGCCCATCAGCCTTTCCCCGCTCGATGAGCGCCATCACAGACTCGGACTCGACGATCTCCGGCGGGAGCGTACGGGATGTGCTGGCCGACACGAACAACCTCTCGGAACGATGGAAACGGCTTCCGGCCCGGCCCCGGAGGGCTCGGACCGACGACCGGCGGCTGGGGATGTCGCCGACGGCGCGGGTTTGGCCTCA
This DNA window, taken from Streptomyces nitrosporeus, encodes the following:
- a CDS encoding DUF7455 domain-containing protein, giving the protein MTTVLTPASPLTAADRCDRCGAQAYLRVVLISGGELLFCAHHGRKFEPELKKIAAEIQDETDRLTAAQASAADEEH
- a CDS encoding CobW family GTP-binding protein, which codes for MTPSRAQQIPVVVLAGFLGSGKTTLLNHLLRNRSGNRIGVVVNDFGSIEIDAMTVAGQVGSTVSLGNGCLCCAVDASELDGYLDTLTGPAVRLDVIVIEASGLAEPQELVRMLLASDNDRIRYGGLVEVVDAAEFPATHERHPELGRHIRAADLVVLNKTDRVSGPELAAVHEAVAATGSRAAVVRSAYGRIDPGLLFDPVLGPDRDEGVRQLTFEDLLRETAGDHEEHLHTAYESVSFSSGVPLDPRRFMAFLDSRPQGLYRIKGYVDFGAGDPDHTYALHAVGGFLGFTPRPWTRDETRRTQLVLIGSGIDAEALHKELAACRDERQEPTEALERGMWGVLRYVRQPDGEPGPPDGP
- a CDS encoding RNA polymerase sigma factor, which translates into the protein MSASTSRTLPPEIVESESVMALIERGKADGQIAGDDVRRAFEADQIPPTQWKNVLRSLNQILEEEGVTLMVSAAESPKRARKSVAAKSPVKRTATKTVAAKTTVTRTVAASAAPAAGGAEAGADEAVAAPAKKAAAKKTVAKKTAAKKATAKKTASKKSGKQDDELLDGDEAIEDVKAGKGEEEEGEGENKGFVLSDDDEDDAPAQQVAVAGATADPVKDYLKQIGKVPLLNAEQEVELAKRIEAGLFAEDKLANSDKLAPKLKRELEIIAEDGRRAKNHLLEANLRLVVSLAKRYTGRGMLFLDLIQEGNLGLIRAVEKFDYTKGYKFSTYATWWIRQAITRAMADQARTIRIPVHMVEVINKLARVQRQMLQDLGREPTPEELAKELDMTPEKVIEVQKYGREPISLHTPLGEDGDSEFGDLIEDSEAVVPADAVSFTLLQEQLHSVLDTLSEREAGVVSMRFGLTDGQPKTLDEIGKVYGVTRERIRQIESKTMSKLRHPSRSQVLRDYLD
- a CDS encoding citrate/2-methylcitrate synthase; amino-acid sequence: MTVPRTDPAPLDAPRGLAGVIVTGTALGDVRGREGFYHYRHYSAIELAQRRGFEDVWYLMFHGELPGRAESARFAARTAGLRRLPAEVREALPGIARTSAVSGPSAGLRTALSLLGAGSGLRPVYDLPAGRRLADALALCAAVPTLLTALYRLGQGLEPVEPREDLPFAANYLYMLTGTEPDAARASAIERYLISAVDHGFNASTFTARVVASTGADMAACLVAAVGALSGPLHGGAPSRALDTLDAIGTPERIDGWIREQILGGARIMGFGHPVYRTEDPRSRMLRSIAQEFGGPLVDFAVEVERRVEAVLAELKPGRELHTNVEFYAGVVMELCGLPREMFTPTFCAARVVGWSANILEQAEDSKIIRPAARYVGAPPPQPVPAP
- a CDS encoding citrate synthase, which codes for MTLDAAQGPGPERSAGTAPGPVPGTAQGPVSGTAPGPGTTASAPPAAHRLTTRETAELLGVKPETVYAYVSRGQLSSRRAPGTRGSTFDAAEVRALARRTGRREQQAASAAGEPAIRTGLTLIEHDRYHFRGVDATELARRYGYEEVAEWLWTGELRAGTRFTAPEESLAAARRTVATLPEHSDSADRLRVAVVAAAAMDPLRFDLSPDGVLNSARGLIPTMVGALPPAGGAPRGQAEGGGQDGSLATRLWPRLSALPADAPSLAVLDTALALLADHDLATSTLAARVAASAHAHPYAVVLAGLGVLEGPLHGAASGLAHRMLTEAVARGSAAPVVADHLRAGRRVPGLGHRLYTGEDPRATALLGLLARVPRAAAALEAARDVVATTARHAPLHANVDLALAVLSVSCGMPADAGETVFAVSRTAGWIAHALEEYAERPLRMRPSGQYDGPVPPRPVPGPGDRAGDGAAG
- a CDS encoding DNA gyrase/topoisomerase IV subunit B, which codes for MTADSVPSTALLTGAGGADRESSNYTARHLLVLEGLEAVRKRPGMYIGSTDSRGLMHCLWEIIDNSVDEALGGYCDMIEVILHDDTSVEVRDNGRGIPVDVEPKTGLSGVEVVMTKLHAGGKFGGGSYAASGGLHGVGASVVNALSARLDVEVDRNSATHSISFRRGVPGMFTEQGAESPFDPANGLRKGKRIPKTRTGTRVRYWADRQIFLKDAKLDLETLYQRARQTAFLVPGLTIVVRDERGIDGGGKTEETFRFDGGISEFCEYLARDRAVCDVQRLTGTGTFKETVPVLDERGHMTPTEVTRELGVDIALRWGTGYDTTVRSFVNIIATPKGGTHVTGFERSLTRTVNEVLRSAKLLRVAEDDIVKDDALEGLTAVVTVRLAEPQFEGQTKEVLGTSAANRIVANVVAKELKAFLTSTKRDAKAQARAVLDKAVAAARTRIAARQHKDAQRRKTALESSSLPAKLADCRSDDVERSELFIVEGDSALGTAKLARNSEFQALLPIRGKILNVQKSSVSDMLKNAECGAIIQVIGAGSGRTFDIDAARYGKVIMMTDADVDGSHIRTLLLTLFQRYMRPMVEAGRVFAAVPPLHRIELVQPKKGQDKYIYTYSDNELRQTLLELQRKNVRFKDSIQRYKGLGEMDADQLAETTMDPRHRTLRRINIGDLESSERIFDLLMGNEVAPRKEFITSSAATLDRSRIDV
- a CDS encoding S1 family peptidase, with amino-acid sequence MPRVPARVLPPAFALAALTALIPLGGPAPAAADSIVVGGRPVSVADSPWAVALSSRDRFGAERAGQFCGAVAIGPTTVLTAAHCMGRTVLGGEASGIRDLRVIAGRDDLSGPGGQEVPVRSAWVNPDYDPGTNAGDLAVLTLEQPLPGDGVIPMAAEGDAAYTAGNEATVYGWGDTTGYGAYAATLHASDVQVLPDSSCVRAYPGGPRGAYDASSMLCAGDTAGGRDACQGDSGGPLVADGRLIGLVSWGSGCGSPGSPGVYTRVSAAIGWMPGEP